The sequence GTTAATTTGCTCTTCAAGTTTGCTAAGTTTATTCAGCAATACCTGATGTGTATCAAAATCGGCCCCTGTTTCCATTGTCTTTCCTCTTTGAAGATTATTGTTATTATTCTAATTTTGACGCCCTTCTTATCAGTAGAAAGTCAATATGTCAAGTTATACCCATCGTAGATCGAAAATCGGCACCGGGGTGCCCGTCAAAGGACGCCGTAAAACCATCCATGTAGACTCTATGCCAACATCCATGCTGGCAAAGCCTTTGCCGAACAACCCGTTGCCTCCTTAGGCACTGCCGAAATTTGAAGTGCGAAAGGTATAGTATGGTTTTTTGACAAATAAAATAATCAAATCAACCTAAAACCGATGTGAGTTTACAAAATTCAAGAAAGGCTCAAAAGATTCTGTTTTTAGAAGCCCCCATTCATCCTCAGGATGATGCTCTAAAACGGAGTATCTTGTTGAATGCTTGAGTATTTTTAATTTTTTGCGGATTATATGATTCTTCCCGCAACGGCTGACCAGATCAAAACCTTATTAAGATTGCAACAATATAAGACTGTAATAATAGGGGTTGAGAAATTGTTTTAGGCAAAAATGGTATGCATATCAATAAATTTAAACATTTTATATCGGCTAGATCGGTACCTTTATTTTTGATTTTCTGCAGCATTGTGCTTAGCGGTTGTCAGACTATTGCGCCTCTTCCTCAAGAAGAAGAGGAATGGCAATTTATACCCCGGCATGAGTTTACTATTGCCGGGGAGCAAGCGATGATTGGCCTGCTGGCTCAGTCGGAGGTTTTACCCGATGAGAGTTTACCCATCATCGCGCGTGAATTCGGTTTGGGTTTTGATGAAATAACCCGTGCCAATCCTGATGTTGACCCTTGGATTCCTGAACCGGCTGCGGCGGTAAATTTGCCTCTGCGCTTTATTCTGCCTAATGCTCCGAAACAGGGACTTGTGCTCAATATTGCCGCAAAACGCCTGTTTTATTTTCCAGGTAAAGCTACTGCCAAAGTGTTGACCTATCCAGTCGGTATAGGCCGTGAAGGATGGGAAACTCCGACCGGGAAAACTAAAATAGTCTCTAAAAAAGCCCGGCCCAGCTGGACGGTGCCGGAGTCGGTTTTAAAAGAACATGCTAAAAAAGGCGACAAATTACCTAAAGTGGTTCCCGCAGGTGAAAACAATCCTTTAGGCTTGTATGCATTAAGGCTGGGTTTTGAGGGCTATTTGATTCATGGCACGAATAAACCCTACGGTGTCGGCATGGAGGTCAGCCATGGCTGCGTCAGGTTGTATCCAGAAGATGTTGAGCAATTGTTTAATCAAACATCGGTTGGGACGCCGGTGCGCGTGGTTGACCAACCGTTTTTAACAGCTTGGGATAACAA comes from Methylicorpusculum oleiharenae and encodes:
- a CDS encoding L,D-transpeptidase family protein, with translation MHINKFKHFISARSVPLFLIFCSIVLSGCQTIAPLPQEEEEWQFIPRHEFTIAGEQAMIGLLAQSEVLPDESLPIIAREFGLGFDEITRANPDVDPWIPEPAAAVNLPLRFILPNAPKQGLVLNIAAKRLFYFPGKATAKVLTYPVGIGREGWETPTGKTKIVSKKARPSWTVPESVLKEHAKKGDKLPKVVPAGENNPLGLYALRLGFEGYLIHGTNKPYGVGMEVSHGCVRLYPEDVEQLFNQTSVGTPVRVVDQPFLTAWDNNDLFLQAYQPVHKSLSATKKLLKALMTRLQGIESQSGRAINWDTVDKALQRLDGVPVAILADTPPDKGFSASIKAKRISAFSVKPVQEPSSPGAWRLLVARFNEPEQARRLASMLNHQGPPIPSSAVYSEQSYPVVAGPFKSKAEARQAAKQIAMDFELVAELIKPDEELNATYKEAKLSGIRKGDF